A single genomic interval of Melanotaenia boesemani isolate fMelBoe1 chromosome 4, fMelBoe1.pri, whole genome shotgun sequence harbors:
- the gne gene encoding bifunctional UDP-N-acetylglucosamine 2-epimerase/N-acetylmannosamine kinase isoform X2: MEKQRHSFCRNPHELYSLRMQRSREKMDRDKMEEETHQCEKKLRVCVATCNRADYSKLAPIMFGIKSHPDEFDLEVVVLGSHLIDDYGNTFRMIEQDDFDIGSKLHTIVRGEDEAAMVESVGLALVKLPDVLQRLRPDILVVHGDRFDALALATAAALMNIRILHLEGGEVSGTIDDSIRHAISKLAHYHACCTRMAEQHLIAMCEDHSRILLAGCPSYDKLLLTHHRDDYMDIIKSWLGDKVQDHDYIVALQHPVTTDIQHSIKIYGLMLDALLSFNKRTLILFPNIDAGSKEMVRVMRKKGIEQHPNFRAVKHIPFEQFIQLVCHAGCMIGNSSCGVREAGAFGTPVINLGTRQTGRETGENVLHVRDADTQNKIYHALELQFGKRYPCSKIYGDGNAVSRILKFLHTIDLDEPLQKTFCFPPVKDPISQDIDHILETQCALAVDLGGTNLRVAIVCMRGKIVKKYTDTNPKTFEERMCLLLKMCRNAKLDAVSLNCRVLGVGISTGGRVNPQEGVVLHSTKLIQEWSSVNLRAPISDALHLPVWVDNDGNCAALAERKFGHGKGVENFACVITGTGIGGGIIHHNELVHGSTFCAAELGHIIVSLEGPECSCGNHGCIEAYSSGMALQREAKRLHDEELLKVEGMDIKLSEPITAAHLISAARMGNSKADAVLHKASTALGVGIINILHIVNPSLVILSGVLASYYQAPVQQVISERALLSAQETKVVTSDLEEPALLGAASMVLDYATRRIY; encoded by the exons ATGGAAAAGCAGCGGCATTCTTTCTGTAGGAATCCTCAC GAGCTGTACTCTCTGAGAATGCAAAGGAGCAGAGAAAAGATGGATAGAGATAAGATGGAAGAAGAGACGCATCAG tgtgaGAAGAAGTTAAGAGTGTGTGTCGCAACATGCAACAGAGCAGATTACTCCAAGTTGGCCCCCATCATGTTTGGGATCAAATCCCACCCTGATGAGTTTGATCTGGAAGTTGTGGTGCTCGGTTCACATCTCATTGATGATTATGG GAACACTTTTCGTATGATTGAGCAGGATGACTTTGACATTGGCTCTAAGCTTCACACTATTGTTAGAGGAGAAGATGAAGCAGCCATGGTGGAAAGTGTTGGGCTGGCATTGGTGAAACTCCCTGACGTCCTGCAGAGACTGCGCCCTGACATCCTGGTTGTGCACGGTGACCGTTTTGACGCTCTTGCTCTGGCAACTGCTGCAGCCCTGATGAATATTAGAATACTTCACTTGGAGGGAGGAGAG GTCAGTGGTACAATTGATGATTCAATCCGTCATGCTATTAGTAAATTGGCTCATTATCATGCCTGCTGTACACGCATGGCAGAGCAGCACCTCATCGCCATGTGTGAGGACCACTCTCGCATCCTTCTGGCTGGATGCCCCTCATACGATAAGCTGCTGCTGACTCATCACAGAGATGACTACATGGATATCATCAAGAGCTGGTTAG GTGACAAGGTGCAGGACCATGACTATATTGTGGCATTGCAGCACCCTGTCACCACAGACATCCAGCATTCCATTAAAATCTATGGACTGATGCTGGACGCATTGCTCTCCTTCAATAAGAGGACACTCATCCTCTTTCCTAACATTGATGCTG GAAGTAAGGAGATGGTGCGTGTCATGCGAAAGAAAGGCATCGAGCAGCACCCCAACTTTCGGGCAGTGAAGCACATTCCCTTTGAGCAGTTCATCCAGCTTGTCTGCCATGCTGGCTGTATGATTGGAAACAGCAGCTGTGGAGTTCGAGAAGCGGGAGCCTTTGGTACGCCAGTCATTAATCTGGGAACAAGGCAAACAGGAAGAGAGACTG GTGAAAACGTTCTACATGTCAGAGATGCTGACACTCAGAATAAAATCTACCACGCCCTGGAGCTGCAGTTTGGAAAGAGATACCCCTG tTCAAAGATTTATGGTGACGGCAACGCGGTGTCTCGTATTCTCAAGTTTCTGCATACGATTGACTTGGACGAGCCCCTCCAGAAGACCTTCTGCTTCCCTCCTGTGAAAGACCCCATCTCTCAGGACATTGATCATATTCTGGAGACCCAGTGCGCTCTAGCTGTTGATCTGGGAGGGACCAACCTCAGAGTAGCAATTGTCTGCATGAGG GGCAAGATAGTGAAGAAATACACTGACACTAATCCAAAGACTTTTGAAGAGAGGATGTGTCTTCTATTAAAGATGTGCAGAAATGCCAAGCTGGATGCTGTGTCCCTCAACTGTAGGGTGCTTGGTGTTG GAATTTCCACGGGTGGACGTGTCAACCCACAAGAAGGTGTCGTCCTACACTCCACCAAACTGATCCAGGAGTGGTCGTCTGTGAACCTGAGGGCGCCCATCTCAGACGCCCTGCACCTGCCTGTTTGGGTGGACAATGATGGGAACTGCGCTGCTCTGGCTGAGAGAAAGTTTGGCCATGGCAAGGGAGTGGAAAACTTTGCCTGTGTTATAACAGGGACAG GTATTGGAGGAGGGATCATCCATCACAATGAACTGGTCCATGGCAGTACCTTTTGTGCTGCCGAACTGGGTCACATTATAGTTTCACTGGAAGGTCCAGAGTGTTCGTGTGGCAACCATGGCTGCATAGAAGCATATTCATCAGGCATGGCCCTGCAGAGAGAGGCCAAAAGGCTGCATGACG AGGAGCTGCTAAAGGTGGAAGGGATGGATATTAAGCTCTCTGAGCCAATCACGGCTGCTCACCTCATCAGTGCTGCCAGAATGGGGAACTCCAAAGCAGATGCTGTCCTACATAAAG CATCCACAGCACTTGGTGTGGGGATCATAAACATTCTCCACATAGTCAACCCCTCACTGGTGATTCTGTCTGGAGTCTTGGCCTCTTACTACCAGGCACCAGTACAGCAAGTCATCTCAGAGAGAGCTCTCTTGTCAGCCCAGGAAACCAAGGTTGTTACATCAGACCTAGAAGAGCCCGCCTTACTTGGAGCTGCTAGCATGGTGTTAGACTACGCAACAAGAAGGATATATTGA
- the gne gene encoding bifunctional UDP-N-acetylglucosamine 2-epimerase/N-acetylmannosamine kinase isoform X1, with protein MYSIFSVVLLCVFMLQTLKTWKAQELYSLRMQRSREKMDRDKMEEETHQCEKKLRVCVATCNRADYSKLAPIMFGIKSHPDEFDLEVVVLGSHLIDDYGNTFRMIEQDDFDIGSKLHTIVRGEDEAAMVESVGLALVKLPDVLQRLRPDILVVHGDRFDALALATAAALMNIRILHLEGGEVSGTIDDSIRHAISKLAHYHACCTRMAEQHLIAMCEDHSRILLAGCPSYDKLLLTHHRDDYMDIIKSWLGDKVQDHDYIVALQHPVTTDIQHSIKIYGLMLDALLSFNKRTLILFPNIDAGSKEMVRVMRKKGIEQHPNFRAVKHIPFEQFIQLVCHAGCMIGNSSCGVREAGAFGTPVINLGTRQTGRETGENVLHVRDADTQNKIYHALELQFGKRYPCSKIYGDGNAVSRILKFLHTIDLDEPLQKTFCFPPVKDPISQDIDHILETQCALAVDLGGTNLRVAIVCMRGKIVKKYTDTNPKTFEERMCLLLKMCRNAKLDAVSLNCRVLGVGISTGGRVNPQEGVVLHSTKLIQEWSSVNLRAPISDALHLPVWVDNDGNCAALAERKFGHGKGVENFACVITGTGIGGGIIHHNELVHGSTFCAAELGHIIVSLEGPECSCGNHGCIEAYSSGMALQREAKRLHDEELLKVEGMDIKLSEPITAAHLISAARMGNSKADAVLHKASTALGVGIINILHIVNPSLVILSGVLASYYQAPVQQVISERALLSAQETKVVTSDLEEPALLGAASMVLDYATRRIY; from the exons ATGTATAGCATTTTTAGTGtagttttgttgtgtgttttcatgcttCAAACTCTGAAAACTTGGAAGGCCCAA GAGCTGTACTCTCTGAGAATGCAAAGGAGCAGAGAAAAGATGGATAGAGATAAGATGGAAGAAGAGACGCATCAG tgtgaGAAGAAGTTAAGAGTGTGTGTCGCAACATGCAACAGAGCAGATTACTCCAAGTTGGCCCCCATCATGTTTGGGATCAAATCCCACCCTGATGAGTTTGATCTGGAAGTTGTGGTGCTCGGTTCACATCTCATTGATGATTATGG GAACACTTTTCGTATGATTGAGCAGGATGACTTTGACATTGGCTCTAAGCTTCACACTATTGTTAGAGGAGAAGATGAAGCAGCCATGGTGGAAAGTGTTGGGCTGGCATTGGTGAAACTCCCTGACGTCCTGCAGAGACTGCGCCCTGACATCCTGGTTGTGCACGGTGACCGTTTTGACGCTCTTGCTCTGGCAACTGCTGCAGCCCTGATGAATATTAGAATACTTCACTTGGAGGGAGGAGAG GTCAGTGGTACAATTGATGATTCAATCCGTCATGCTATTAGTAAATTGGCTCATTATCATGCCTGCTGTACACGCATGGCAGAGCAGCACCTCATCGCCATGTGTGAGGACCACTCTCGCATCCTTCTGGCTGGATGCCCCTCATACGATAAGCTGCTGCTGACTCATCACAGAGATGACTACATGGATATCATCAAGAGCTGGTTAG GTGACAAGGTGCAGGACCATGACTATATTGTGGCATTGCAGCACCCTGTCACCACAGACATCCAGCATTCCATTAAAATCTATGGACTGATGCTGGACGCATTGCTCTCCTTCAATAAGAGGACACTCATCCTCTTTCCTAACATTGATGCTG GAAGTAAGGAGATGGTGCGTGTCATGCGAAAGAAAGGCATCGAGCAGCACCCCAACTTTCGGGCAGTGAAGCACATTCCCTTTGAGCAGTTCATCCAGCTTGTCTGCCATGCTGGCTGTATGATTGGAAACAGCAGCTGTGGAGTTCGAGAAGCGGGAGCCTTTGGTACGCCAGTCATTAATCTGGGAACAAGGCAAACAGGAAGAGAGACTG GTGAAAACGTTCTACATGTCAGAGATGCTGACACTCAGAATAAAATCTACCACGCCCTGGAGCTGCAGTTTGGAAAGAGATACCCCTG tTCAAAGATTTATGGTGACGGCAACGCGGTGTCTCGTATTCTCAAGTTTCTGCATACGATTGACTTGGACGAGCCCCTCCAGAAGACCTTCTGCTTCCCTCCTGTGAAAGACCCCATCTCTCAGGACATTGATCATATTCTGGAGACCCAGTGCGCTCTAGCTGTTGATCTGGGAGGGACCAACCTCAGAGTAGCAATTGTCTGCATGAGG GGCAAGATAGTGAAGAAATACACTGACACTAATCCAAAGACTTTTGAAGAGAGGATGTGTCTTCTATTAAAGATGTGCAGAAATGCCAAGCTGGATGCTGTGTCCCTCAACTGTAGGGTGCTTGGTGTTG GAATTTCCACGGGTGGACGTGTCAACCCACAAGAAGGTGTCGTCCTACACTCCACCAAACTGATCCAGGAGTGGTCGTCTGTGAACCTGAGGGCGCCCATCTCAGACGCCCTGCACCTGCCTGTTTGGGTGGACAATGATGGGAACTGCGCTGCTCTGGCTGAGAGAAAGTTTGGCCATGGCAAGGGAGTGGAAAACTTTGCCTGTGTTATAACAGGGACAG GTATTGGAGGAGGGATCATCCATCACAATGAACTGGTCCATGGCAGTACCTTTTGTGCTGCCGAACTGGGTCACATTATAGTTTCACTGGAAGGTCCAGAGTGTTCGTGTGGCAACCATGGCTGCATAGAAGCATATTCATCAGGCATGGCCCTGCAGAGAGAGGCCAAAAGGCTGCATGACG AGGAGCTGCTAAAGGTGGAAGGGATGGATATTAAGCTCTCTGAGCCAATCACGGCTGCTCACCTCATCAGTGCTGCCAGAATGGGGAACTCCAAAGCAGATGCTGTCCTACATAAAG CATCCACAGCACTTGGTGTGGGGATCATAAACATTCTCCACATAGTCAACCCCTCACTGGTGATTCTGTCTGGAGTCTTGGCCTCTTACTACCAGGCACCAGTACAGCAAGTCATCTCAGAGAGAGCTCTCTTGTCAGCCCAGGAAACCAAGGTTGTTACATCAGACCTAGAAGAGCCCGCCTTACTTGGAGCTGCTAGCATGGTGTTAGACTACGCAACAAGAAGGATATATTGA
- the gne gene encoding bifunctional UDP-N-acetylglucosamine 2-epimerase/N-acetylmannosamine kinase isoform X3 → MQRSREKMDRDKMEEETHQCEKKLRVCVATCNRADYSKLAPIMFGIKSHPDEFDLEVVVLGSHLIDDYGNTFRMIEQDDFDIGSKLHTIVRGEDEAAMVESVGLALVKLPDVLQRLRPDILVVHGDRFDALALATAAALMNIRILHLEGGEVSGTIDDSIRHAISKLAHYHACCTRMAEQHLIAMCEDHSRILLAGCPSYDKLLLTHHRDDYMDIIKSWLGDKVQDHDYIVALQHPVTTDIQHSIKIYGLMLDALLSFNKRTLILFPNIDAGSKEMVRVMRKKGIEQHPNFRAVKHIPFEQFIQLVCHAGCMIGNSSCGVREAGAFGTPVINLGTRQTGRETGENVLHVRDADTQNKIYHALELQFGKRYPCSKIYGDGNAVSRILKFLHTIDLDEPLQKTFCFPPVKDPISQDIDHILETQCALAVDLGGTNLRVAIVCMRGKIVKKYTDTNPKTFEERMCLLLKMCRNAKLDAVSLNCRVLGVGISTGGRVNPQEGVVLHSTKLIQEWSSVNLRAPISDALHLPVWVDNDGNCAALAERKFGHGKGVENFACVITGTGIGGGIIHHNELVHGSTFCAAELGHIIVSLEGPECSCGNHGCIEAYSSGMALQREAKRLHDEELLKVEGMDIKLSEPITAAHLISAARMGNSKADAVLHKASTALGVGIINILHIVNPSLVILSGVLASYYQAPVQQVISERALLSAQETKVVTSDLEEPALLGAASMVLDYATRRIY, encoded by the exons ATGCAAAGGAGCAGAGAAAAGATGGATAGAGATAAGATGGAAGAAGAGACGCATCAG tgtgaGAAGAAGTTAAGAGTGTGTGTCGCAACATGCAACAGAGCAGATTACTCCAAGTTGGCCCCCATCATGTTTGGGATCAAATCCCACCCTGATGAGTTTGATCTGGAAGTTGTGGTGCTCGGTTCACATCTCATTGATGATTATGG GAACACTTTTCGTATGATTGAGCAGGATGACTTTGACATTGGCTCTAAGCTTCACACTATTGTTAGAGGAGAAGATGAAGCAGCCATGGTGGAAAGTGTTGGGCTGGCATTGGTGAAACTCCCTGACGTCCTGCAGAGACTGCGCCCTGACATCCTGGTTGTGCACGGTGACCGTTTTGACGCTCTTGCTCTGGCAACTGCTGCAGCCCTGATGAATATTAGAATACTTCACTTGGAGGGAGGAGAG GTCAGTGGTACAATTGATGATTCAATCCGTCATGCTATTAGTAAATTGGCTCATTATCATGCCTGCTGTACACGCATGGCAGAGCAGCACCTCATCGCCATGTGTGAGGACCACTCTCGCATCCTTCTGGCTGGATGCCCCTCATACGATAAGCTGCTGCTGACTCATCACAGAGATGACTACATGGATATCATCAAGAGCTGGTTAG GTGACAAGGTGCAGGACCATGACTATATTGTGGCATTGCAGCACCCTGTCACCACAGACATCCAGCATTCCATTAAAATCTATGGACTGATGCTGGACGCATTGCTCTCCTTCAATAAGAGGACACTCATCCTCTTTCCTAACATTGATGCTG GAAGTAAGGAGATGGTGCGTGTCATGCGAAAGAAAGGCATCGAGCAGCACCCCAACTTTCGGGCAGTGAAGCACATTCCCTTTGAGCAGTTCATCCAGCTTGTCTGCCATGCTGGCTGTATGATTGGAAACAGCAGCTGTGGAGTTCGAGAAGCGGGAGCCTTTGGTACGCCAGTCATTAATCTGGGAACAAGGCAAACAGGAAGAGAGACTG GTGAAAACGTTCTACATGTCAGAGATGCTGACACTCAGAATAAAATCTACCACGCCCTGGAGCTGCAGTTTGGAAAGAGATACCCCTG tTCAAAGATTTATGGTGACGGCAACGCGGTGTCTCGTATTCTCAAGTTTCTGCATACGATTGACTTGGACGAGCCCCTCCAGAAGACCTTCTGCTTCCCTCCTGTGAAAGACCCCATCTCTCAGGACATTGATCATATTCTGGAGACCCAGTGCGCTCTAGCTGTTGATCTGGGAGGGACCAACCTCAGAGTAGCAATTGTCTGCATGAGG GGCAAGATAGTGAAGAAATACACTGACACTAATCCAAAGACTTTTGAAGAGAGGATGTGTCTTCTATTAAAGATGTGCAGAAATGCCAAGCTGGATGCTGTGTCCCTCAACTGTAGGGTGCTTGGTGTTG GAATTTCCACGGGTGGACGTGTCAACCCACAAGAAGGTGTCGTCCTACACTCCACCAAACTGATCCAGGAGTGGTCGTCTGTGAACCTGAGGGCGCCCATCTCAGACGCCCTGCACCTGCCTGTTTGGGTGGACAATGATGGGAACTGCGCTGCTCTGGCTGAGAGAAAGTTTGGCCATGGCAAGGGAGTGGAAAACTTTGCCTGTGTTATAACAGGGACAG GTATTGGAGGAGGGATCATCCATCACAATGAACTGGTCCATGGCAGTACCTTTTGTGCTGCCGAACTGGGTCACATTATAGTTTCACTGGAAGGTCCAGAGTGTTCGTGTGGCAACCATGGCTGCATAGAAGCATATTCATCAGGCATGGCCCTGCAGAGAGAGGCCAAAAGGCTGCATGACG AGGAGCTGCTAAAGGTGGAAGGGATGGATATTAAGCTCTCTGAGCCAATCACGGCTGCTCACCTCATCAGTGCTGCCAGAATGGGGAACTCCAAAGCAGATGCTGTCCTACATAAAG CATCCACAGCACTTGGTGTGGGGATCATAAACATTCTCCACATAGTCAACCCCTCACTGGTGATTCTGTCTGGAGTCTTGGCCTCTTACTACCAGGCACCAGTACAGCAAGTCATCTCAGAGAGAGCTCTCTTGTCAGCCCAGGAAACCAAGGTTGTTACATCAGACCTAGAAGAGCCCGCCTTACTTGGAGCTGCTAGCATGGTGTTAGACTACGCAACAAGAAGGATATATTGA